The Macaca fascicularis isolate 582-1 chromosome 1, T2T-MFA8v1.1 genome includes a window with the following:
- the SRSF4 gene encoding serine/arginine-rich splicing factor 4 isoform X4, with the protein MQKGWLLNKGRHDGGLPREAAAEVERLKIRRHDHGSRSRSRHSRKSRSRSGSSKSSHSKSRSRSRSGSRSRSKSRSRSQSRSRSKKEKSRSPSKDKSRSRSRSAGKSRSKSKDQAEEKIQNNDNAGKPKSRSPSRHKSKSKSRSRSQERRVEEEKRGSVSRGRSQEKSLRQSRSRSRSKGGSRSRSRSRSKSKDKRKGRKRSREESRSRSRSRSKSERSRKRGSKRDSKAGSSKKKKKEDTDRSQSRSPSRSMSKEREHAKSESSQREGRGESENAGTNQETRSRSRSNSKSKPNLPSESRSRSKSASKTRSRSKSRSRSASRSPSRSRSRSHSRS; encoded by the exons ATGCAGAAAGGCTGGTTGTTGAACAAGGGGAGACATGATGGTGGCTTGCCCAGGGAGGCAGCAGCAGAGGTGGAAAGACTGAAGATCAGGAGGCATGATCATGG GTCTCGCTCTCGAAGCAGACATTCCCGTAAGAGCAGAAGCCGAAGTGGCAGCAGCAAAAGCAGTCATTCTAAGAGTAGATCCCGGTCCAG GTCGGGCTCCCGCTCCCGGAGCAAGAGCCGGAGCCGGAGCCAGAGTCGGAGCCGGAGCAAGAAGGAGAAAAGCAGGAGCCCCAGCAAGGACAAGAGCCGCAGCCGCAGCCGTAGCGCTGGCAAGAGCCGCAGCAAGAGCAAAGACCAAGCTGAAGAGAAGATCCAAAACAATGACAATGCCGGGAAACCCAAGAGCCGGAGTCCTAGCCGGCATAAAAGTAAGAGCAAAAGTCGGAGCAGGAGTCAGGAGAGGAGAGTGGAGGAGGAGAAGCGAGGGAGTGTGAGCAGGGGCAGGAGCCAGGAGAAGAGCCTCCGCCAGAGTCGGAGCCGGAGCCGGAGCAAAGGGGGCAGCAGGAGCCGGAGCAGGAGCCGCAGCAAGAGCAAGGACAAGAGGAAGGGcaggaagagaagcagggaggaAAGCCGTAGTCGCAGCCGCAGCCGCAGCAAAAGTGAGAGGAGCAGAAAGCGAGGCAGCAAGCGAGACAGCAAGGCCGGCAGcagcaagaagaagaagaaggaagacacTGACCGCTCCCAGTCCAGATCTCCATCCCGCTCCATGTCAAAGGAGCGGGAACATGCCAAGTCTGAATCCAGCCAGAGGGAAGGTCGAGGGGAGAGTGAGAATGCTGGCACCAATCAGGAGACCCGGTCCAGGTCGAGATCCAATTCCAAATCGAAACCAAACCTTCCATCAGAATCACGCTCCAGATCAAAGTCAGCTTCAAAAACCCGATCTCGGTCCAAGTCTAGATCCAGGTCTGCTTCCAGATCACCCTCCCGATCTAGATCTAGGTCCCACTCAAGGTCCTAA
- the SRSF4 gene encoding serine/arginine-rich splicing factor 4 isoform X1 — protein MPRVYIGRLSYQARERDVERFFKGYGKILEVDLKNGYGFVEFDDLRDADDAVYELNGKDLCGERVIVEHARGPRRDGSYGSGRSGYGYRRSGRDKYGPPTRTEYRLIVENLSSRCSWQDLKDYMRQAGEVTYADAHKGRKNEGVIEFVSYSDMKRALEKLDGTEVNGRKIRLVEDKPGSRRRRSYSRSRSHSRSRSRSRHSRKSRSRSGSSKSSHSKSRSRSRSGSRSRSKSRSRSQSRSRSKKEKSRSPSKDKSRSRSRSAGKSRSKSKDQAEEKIQNNDNAGKPKSRSPSRHKSKSKSRSRSQERRVEEEKRGSVSRGRSQEKSLRQSRSRSRSKGGSRSRSRSRSKSKDKRKGRKRSREESRSRSRSRSKSERSRKRGSKRDSKAGSSKKKKKEDTDRSQSRSPSRSMSKEREHAKSESSQREGRGESENAGTNQETRSRSRSNSKSKPNLPSESRSRSKSASKTRSRSKSRSRSASRSPSRSRSRSHSRS, from the exons ATACGGTTTTGTGGAGTTTGATGATCTGCGTGATGCAGATGATGCTGTTTATGAACTGAACGGCAAAGACCTTTGTGGTGAGCGAGTAATTGTTGAGCATGCCCGCGGCCCACGGCGAGATGGCAGTTACGGTTCTGGACGCA GTGGATATGGTTATAGAAGAAGTGGCCGAGATAAATATGGCCCTCCTACTCGCACAGAGTACAGACTTATTGTGGAGAATTTGTCAAGTCGGTGCAGCTGGCAAGACCTAAAG gattATATGCGTCAGGCAGGAGAAGTGACTTATGCAGATGCTCACAAGGGACGCAAAAATGAAGGGGTGATTGAATTTGTATCTTATTCTGATATGAAAAGAGCTTTGGAGAAGTTGGATGGAACTGAAGTCAATGGCAGAAAAATCAGATTAGTTGAAGACAAGCCAGGTTCCAGACGACGCCGGTCCTACTCCAGAAGCCGGAGTCATTCAAG GTCTCGCTCTCGAAGCAGACATTCCCGTAAGAGCAGAAGCCGAAGTGGCAGCAGCAAAAGCAGTCATTCTAAGAGTAGATCCCGGTCCAG GTCGGGCTCCCGCTCCCGGAGCAAGAGCCGGAGCCGGAGCCAGAGTCGGAGCCGGAGCAAGAAGGAGAAAAGCAGGAGCCCCAGCAAGGACAAGAGCCGCAGCCGCAGCCGTAGCGCTGGCAAGAGCCGCAGCAAGAGCAAAGACCAAGCTGAAGAGAAGATCCAAAACAATGACAATGCCGGGAAACCCAAGAGCCGGAGTCCTAGCCGGCATAAAAGTAAGAGCAAAAGTCGGAGCAGGAGTCAGGAGAGGAGAGTGGAGGAGGAGAAGCGAGGGAGTGTGAGCAGGGGCAGGAGCCAGGAGAAGAGCCTCCGCCAGAGTCGGAGCCGGAGCCGGAGCAAAGGGGGCAGCAGGAGCCGGAGCAGGAGCCGCAGCAAGAGCAAGGACAAGAGGAAGGGcaggaagagaagcagggaggaAAGCCGTAGTCGCAGCCGCAGCCGCAGCAAAAGTGAGAGGAGCAGAAAGCGAGGCAGCAAGCGAGACAGCAAGGCCGGCAGcagcaagaagaagaagaaggaagacacTGACCGCTCCCAGTCCAGATCTCCATCCCGCTCCATGTCAAAGGAGCGGGAACATGCCAAGTCTGAATCCAGCCAGAGGGAAGGTCGAGGGGAGAGTGAGAATGCTGGCACCAATCAGGAGACCCGGTCCAGGTCGAGATCCAATTCCAAATCGAAACCAAACCTTCCATCAGAATCACGCTCCAGATCAAAGTCAGCTTCAAAAACCCGATCTCGGTCCAAGTCTAGATCCAGGTCTGCTTCCAGATCACCCTCCCGATCTAGATCTAGGTCCCACTCAAGGTCCTAA
- the SRSF4 gene encoding serine/arginine-rich splicing factor 4 isoform X3, translated as MRQAGEVTYADAHKGRKNEGVIEFVSYSDMKRALEKLDGTEVNGRKIRLVEDKPGSRRRRSYSRSRSHSRSRSRSRHSRKSRSRSGSSKSSHSKSRSRSRSGSRSRSKSRSRSQSRSRSKKEKSRSPSKDKSRSRSRSAGKSRSKSKDQAEEKIQNNDNAGKPKSRSPSRHKSKSKSRSRSQERRVEEEKRGSVSRGRSQEKSLRQSRSRSRSKGGSRSRSRSRSKSKDKRKGRKRSREESRSRSRSRSKSERSRKRGSKRDSKAGSSKKKKKEDTDRSQSRSPSRSMSKEREHAKSESSQREGRGESENAGTNQETRSRSRSNSKSKPNLPSESRSRSKSASKTRSRSKSRSRSASRSPSRSRSRSHSRS; from the exons ATGCGTCAGGCAGGAGAAGTGACTTATGCAGATGCTCACAAGGGACGCAAAAATGAAGGGGTGATTGAATTTGTATCTTATTCTGATATGAAAAGAGCTTTGGAGAAGTTGGATGGAACTGAAGTCAATGGCAGAAAAATCAGATTAGTTGAAGACAAGCCAGGTTCCAGACGACGCCGGTCCTACTCCAGAAGCCGGAGTCATTCAAG GTCTCGCTCTCGAAGCAGACATTCCCGTAAGAGCAGAAGCCGAAGTGGCAGCAGCAAAAGCAGTCATTCTAAGAGTAGATCCCGGTCCAG GTCGGGCTCCCGCTCCCGGAGCAAGAGCCGGAGCCGGAGCCAGAGTCGGAGCCGGAGCAAGAAGGAGAAAAGCAGGAGCCCCAGCAAGGACAAGAGCCGCAGCCGCAGCCGTAGCGCTGGCAAGAGCCGCAGCAAGAGCAAAGACCAAGCTGAAGAGAAGATCCAAAACAATGACAATGCCGGGAAACCCAAGAGCCGGAGTCCTAGCCGGCATAAAAGTAAGAGCAAAAGTCGGAGCAGGAGTCAGGAGAGGAGAGTGGAGGAGGAGAAGCGAGGGAGTGTGAGCAGGGGCAGGAGCCAGGAGAAGAGCCTCCGCCAGAGTCGGAGCCGGAGCCGGAGCAAAGGGGGCAGCAGGAGCCGGAGCAGGAGCCGCAGCAAGAGCAAGGACAAGAGGAAGGGcaggaagagaagcagggaggaAAGCCGTAGTCGCAGCCGCAGCCGCAGCAAAAGTGAGAGGAGCAGAAAGCGAGGCAGCAAGCGAGACAGCAAGGCCGGCAGcagcaagaagaagaagaaggaagacacTGACCGCTCCCAGTCCAGATCTCCATCCCGCTCCATGTCAAAGGAGCGGGAACATGCCAAGTCTGAATCCAGCCAGAGGGAAGGTCGAGGGGAGAGTGAGAATGCTGGCACCAATCAGGAGACCCGGTCCAGGTCGAGATCCAATTCCAAATCGAAACCAAACCTTCCATCAGAATCACGCTCCAGATCAAAGTCAGCTTCAAAAACCCGATCTCGGTCCAAGTCTAGATCCAGGTCTGCTTCCAGATCACCCTCCCGATCTAGATCTAGGTCCCACTCAAGGTCCTAA
- the SRSF4 gene encoding serine/arginine-rich splicing factor 4 isoform X2, with protein sequence MSKWYQPVFSLLSSRYGFVEFDDLRDADDAVYELNGKDLCGERVIVEHARGPRRDGSYGSGRSGYGYRRSGRDKYGPPTRTEYRLIVENLSSRCSWQDLKDYMRQAGEVTYADAHKGRKNEGVIEFVSYSDMKRALEKLDGTEVNGRKIRLVEDKPGSRRRRSYSRSRSHSRSRSRSRHSRKSRSRSGSSKSSHSKSRSRSRSGSRSRSKSRSRSQSRSRSKKEKSRSPSKDKSRSRSRSAGKSRSKSKDQAEEKIQNNDNAGKPKSRSPSRHKSKSKSRSRSQERRVEEEKRGSVSRGRSQEKSLRQSRSRSRSKGGSRSRSRSRSKSKDKRKGRKRSREESRSRSRSRSKSERSRKRGSKRDSKAGSSKKKKKEDTDRSQSRSPSRSMSKEREHAKSESSQREGRGESENAGTNQETRSRSRSNSKSKPNLPSESRSRSKSASKTRSRSKSRSRSASRSPSRSRSRSHSRS encoded by the exons ATGTCAAAATGGTACCAACCAGTATTTTCTTTGCTCTCTTCTAGATACGGTTTTGTGGAGTTTGATGATCTGCGTGATGCAGATGATGCTGTTTATGAACTGAACGGCAAAGACCTTTGTGGTGAGCGAGTAATTGTTGAGCATGCCCGCGGCCCACGGCGAGATGGCAGTTACGGTTCTGGACGCA GTGGATATGGTTATAGAAGAAGTGGCCGAGATAAATATGGCCCTCCTACTCGCACAGAGTACAGACTTATTGTGGAGAATTTGTCAAGTCGGTGCAGCTGGCAAGACCTAAAG gattATATGCGTCAGGCAGGAGAAGTGACTTATGCAGATGCTCACAAGGGACGCAAAAATGAAGGGGTGATTGAATTTGTATCTTATTCTGATATGAAAAGAGCTTTGGAGAAGTTGGATGGAACTGAAGTCAATGGCAGAAAAATCAGATTAGTTGAAGACAAGCCAGGTTCCAGACGACGCCGGTCCTACTCCAGAAGCCGGAGTCATTCAAG GTCTCGCTCTCGAAGCAGACATTCCCGTAAGAGCAGAAGCCGAAGTGGCAGCAGCAAAAGCAGTCATTCTAAGAGTAGATCCCGGTCCAG GTCGGGCTCCCGCTCCCGGAGCAAGAGCCGGAGCCGGAGCCAGAGTCGGAGCCGGAGCAAGAAGGAGAAAAGCAGGAGCCCCAGCAAGGACAAGAGCCGCAGCCGCAGCCGTAGCGCTGGCAAGAGCCGCAGCAAGAGCAAAGACCAAGCTGAAGAGAAGATCCAAAACAATGACAATGCCGGGAAACCCAAGAGCCGGAGTCCTAGCCGGCATAAAAGTAAGAGCAAAAGTCGGAGCAGGAGTCAGGAGAGGAGAGTGGAGGAGGAGAAGCGAGGGAGTGTGAGCAGGGGCAGGAGCCAGGAGAAGAGCCTCCGCCAGAGTCGGAGCCGGAGCCGGAGCAAAGGGGGCAGCAGGAGCCGGAGCAGGAGCCGCAGCAAGAGCAAGGACAAGAGGAAGGGcaggaagagaagcagggaggaAAGCCGTAGTCGCAGCCGCAGCCGCAGCAAAAGTGAGAGGAGCAGAAAGCGAGGCAGCAAGCGAGACAGCAAGGCCGGCAGcagcaagaagaagaagaaggaagacacTGACCGCTCCCAGTCCAGATCTCCATCCCGCTCCATGTCAAAGGAGCGGGAACATGCCAAGTCTGAATCCAGCCAGAGGGAAGGTCGAGGGGAGAGTGAGAATGCTGGCACCAATCAGGAGACCCGGTCCAGGTCGAGATCCAATTCCAAATCGAAACCAAACCTTCCATCAGAATCACGCTCCAGATCAAAGTCAGCTTCAAAAACCCGATCTCGGTCCAAGTCTAGATCCAGGTCTGCTTCCAGATCACCCTCCCGATCTAGATCTAGGTCCCACTCAAGGTCCTAA